Proteins from a genomic interval of Pseudodesulfovibrio nedwellii:
- a CDS encoding VCBS domain-containing protein: MAGPKTPMLIVSLPGAGQTKGYQLNADTPIKFEFDISEAVFTGNNGNLEIAIEGGGTVIFENYEKLAAAESLPSFVMADGEEVTGDFYLFAFEGAEQPGETELETAADGAANGSGAGEYSDDPGKLGDSIDSLGGQEDVFGAHLFSAAVGIRGNENPVAIDDFNDIIEQGDPDFDPTQHFAIIQNGIVYVYDGETFVESPEGFVPGGRFFELGSNPLDETHDDGYLEPRLTDYDGGSDFQNGFFIDYPGVVVPEVNPVEGNVIENDWDPNVEHSIDTLRMNSIDLIGPDSDGNNPDPVGIPNEGQVIKGMYGELTIHPDGSYSYELDQGLADKLEEGQIEHEVFNYTIQDPVGAESNVAQLTINVFGSNDAPFAVADTNVQAIEQGDSTGYQYPDGYPGAGDTGEVDVDVTTGEDVGIVSGNNLIKLDGTSYGDQILPGADDEFEYVDLSSVFEGGFDFGNQNYSGFYVGSNGYITFGEGSGDFSWSGDSELTNMPPFIAAQFNDIVLDNGGGLYLDIDEASGTVSITWEDVRAWNDYSGSDNSMQIVLHVHDDGDFDFEIRYADMEWAYNSAKGGWSAGDGVNYDLPLSGSEFLNAEAVSNIGHDGVFAWSVVGSEVSSHNYTTQVDAHGNVLTNDTDVDDAADALFVMGVYSAHLSGDINDQTDFALPTVEANGRNVPNTDDVDGDGIADGASFTVQGHYGELTIRADGSYDYILHSPDENTDLDKLNYNNSGEDSFTYAIMDDSGALSYANLTFTVNGANDAPVAYDDANSIIEFGANLFGLDGEVDQAGTVSGNVIMGMDDGVLVESAKDTDVDDTEIFVSKVYTKRPVETDPDFGEGDGGYEGRSADGFEINESFNVYGNDIDGDGVVDPVTIQGNFGTLIIHEDGNYSYELNNGNRAVQRLNTDDDPLTDTFFYTVRNEYNDGVESNEAQLDITIYGNNDDPVIKVTGKDHHDGEFIEAGVHGDGTGATHVLGTHDLRLNDVDNSGKELTVTLTELDDPQNPIDMSNDIIGFDISHARANALFDADPTDAVTQYSYKGLLITIDNDANTVTMEAADGKNPGFNQYRQALKMVTFEIDGSDHTPDTSPREFEIMVEDNQDGIEPGLDIDGVHHGETGVATDTFTLNIVAANDAPTAIDDGIYAVTELSDVITDGGCFLLELLEDLEGFVNGILAELGLPFLPHTEFDIADNVFMGNLLTNDFDVDGYVDENDSTDDPNNNANDLHDLRVTGLAAGNFDNEFPPIDAPDGTVDLDPAGGFEVQGIYGTLYIDALGNFTYVADTDAANRLADGHYATETFTYQISDGDAEAAGGDGNDYNNPAFDTATVTFKVNGSNDQATIEVEEGEVNDDGVAIASVQEAEWADDAVDPNVSGSFDDGDATVMDDFSGSTGEDTGTTENALDQFGNYEVTPAATMLSVGGKLEVTDPDDHTLGQNDPGHSQTPVIDESTLAAKIEHDGSVYEGSFVEQADGSMEFSVQTSEGGTFSINPDGTWNYEIDNTLSEVQSMGQGESFEQTFTVYSYDDTANQTITVTVEGSNDAPVINSITAPVETFESGAGGWDIARTSAPVDNVLVDALNDLLHGVDDIFNVDLSNITNVLENRFLGMFSDNEHTAKTFYVDPDADTVTVEFDMFEHGLWGGEFLDSDNFTVNVGDAHFEIPLSAFEWFGIIPTGLDHENFTVKDPATDATLSIFSPDGPAGAFIHHISVSMTPPADGELTVDLSANTESSFWEGVEAFGIDNVSVASYGEGEVPMFSVVENVTGDTFVAQFGSTDVDVNDDPATYTVDKVQALADDGSIVDIDLTEGMFSMVGNTLVAHGGAEGFDHETYSEFYVTVTPHDDHEAGQDVVVTVHVGDVNEAPIAIDDYLDATETNVDAWIGIGNVGDVNSAPGDDFIAKDYDPDDGDAIDSYQFISSSHPAVKMNADGLVEFDQDHPDFNHLAKDATDTITLTYKAYDGELYSDPATVTVTVIGTNDVPTFDLNGDGDGVNYADTYTENHSAVSITGGSVIMDVDDGASIAKATVSFTPSEPEDLTAFNLNLDPGWSASSVTDITTGMITWTITGPSGASMAEYQDALDGMTFGNPADQDPLDGNREFTITVYDEHGGTASAKSVINVEPVNDAPVALDNADAVHEPNESGHAISTGTAPMGNVIDDAGTAGTDYDVDNPTDSLFITAVKYNGVLTAIAENGPTEIPDVDHGTMRFWANGDYEYIADDNSLGVHQDPPVETFEYTLSDGSDTSLADLKVTVTPVNDAPVAESDSLTVVEDTTEYSQVTATDVDLPAGTDLTFALNSNFEDAPEGLTFNGDGSWSFNADAYDYLSPTDDSLHFKVGYTATDDQGATGDSFIEITVTGTNDAPVLDLSAGTVNFVEEGAGYNNMLGFYQLVNGKPVNPEIIMENVNDSDPSQAGEQAYAEGDILTTYGDGAELHYFLVNVEYGDTPTGTPEFVWDTATEQWAIQFTDGTTVTQFDARFDNPDLNPAGEEATFGDPNGHHNPDNSVELDDQLMNGDQFGLNIDGDDDDYDDVVAQENPGDPSTYNSEGTYYEGDPAMNVTGAVDISDVDSDFISQITVSMTHQTGDVLTLDGNVVDSSTGTVTLNGHWTPAEAEDLIESMTFSNDNDALASGDRAVNVQVWDDASNPVGAPSNEAVATIHVNGFNDGPTAVDDGSVASPLSVAEDGSITINVTGNDTDPENDQLFINSYDSVAHKNADGSGDVVGTVALNATGDQLVFTPTEGYDGPAYFTYDVNDGDLTSSNRATVSLNVIDGNAAPTPTDDPGVNGDGVTSEGTYTATEAGVGVESNPSNYLLVVDTSASMAGSRMVNTQNALYEMLETLQNSLEAGESTNVGIIDFDTDTVVDTFELKGDDTTGYLAARGFVATLQAWDGIDPRVDNGTNYVEALTEADAWLGAHEGPAQMIFMSDGEPTPELGGDSWMPLATALHTDHPDATVTAISVEMPAEFTANMNLIDGDHSATMLSSSSDLNGLLVDLLNNVESSAIIAEGNVLTNDTDPDGDDMSVMTISYTDPDTSVTETADLDSDITPDVVGDALGAVIVGKYGTLTINVDGDFDYNPNQPAANALGEGDAPVFETFSYTIKDFEGLAGTGAAEITFQINGANDAPVATNALGHGAMVNEVSETVTDFGWTASGDEVSLAFAGNSWAANAANKGVTFEADNSLDRDASIVKVGIQSAENHKGALFDYYGYEDDNGQVGQGVEWTRAPFSSWQSQEAYEIMVINFGGKNKDMPIEVELQFGDVASGETLHFIVYDQNDNRTTISVDPVNGTNGKYIVSGVQAQPGDDLVLIKSIHVDPGNGDGFTLKSIKMTEAGQEAVGSHQEVSSQVSGASGNLFGNMYDPDAGDAANSVELVGDIDGDGSLHGQWGTLAMGADGSWTYTPDTDIYEEHAGDLPGLETFTYEVTDGFGATDIATLTIPVHYNVTPAEVDINADNVIVDDAGSHSISGGNGDDFLYGESGDDFLNGGADNDYLSGGAGDDDLVGGHGNDMLFGDGGNDHIYVSSGTDTVTLGEGADTIHVDPTWIPSSGGTLEVTDFDVMAGDVLDLGASTNVQINSDGSQNNDLVLTMDNDGAAVEIVLQGVLTTNTGIGTVDVDMSNDDVNSLIQQIIDSPDQF; the protein is encoded by the coding sequence ATGGCTGGCCCCAAGACCCCAATGCTGATCGTTTCTCTTCCTGGCGCAGGACAGACTAAGGGGTATCAATTGAATGCTGATACCCCGATCAAATTCGAATTCGACATTTCCGAAGCCGTATTTACCGGTAATAATGGTAATCTGGAAATCGCCATTGAAGGTGGCGGGACAGTTATTTTCGAAAACTATGAAAAGCTCGCGGCTGCTGAGTCTCTGCCTTCTTTCGTAATGGCGGATGGTGAAGAGGTTACCGGTGATTTTTATTTGTTCGCATTTGAAGGAGCTGAACAGCCTGGTGAGACCGAGCTTGAAACCGCAGCCGATGGTGCAGCCAATGGTTCTGGCGCGGGCGAGTACAGCGACGATCCCGGCAAGTTGGGTGATAGCATTGATTCTCTGGGTGGCCAGGAAGATGTTTTTGGCGCCCATCTCTTTTCCGCAGCAGTTGGTATTAGGGGTAACGAGAATCCTGTCGCTATTGACGATTTTAATGATATTATTGAACAGGGTGATCCTGACTTCGATCCCACTCAACATTTCGCTATCATTCAAAATGGTATTGTATATGTATACGATGGTGAAACTTTCGTAGAGTCGCCTGAAGGCTTTGTGCCTGGTGGTCGTTTCTTCGAACTTGGTAGCAACCCTCTCGATGAAACTCATGATGATGGCTACCTTGAGCCCCGGCTCACTGACTACGACGGCGGATCAGATTTTCAGAATGGCTTCTTTATCGATTACCCCGGTGTTGTCGTTCCTGAGGTGAATCCCGTTGAAGGTAACGTCATCGAGAACGATTGGGACCCGAACGTCGAACATAGCATCGACACTCTGCGAATGAATTCCATCGACCTTATTGGTCCTGATTCTGACGGAAATAATCCCGATCCCGTCGGGATTCCGAATGAAGGGCAGGTCATCAAAGGTATGTACGGCGAGCTGACAATCCATCCTGACGGCTCTTATTCTTATGAATTGGACCAGGGTCTGGCAGACAAGCTCGAAGAGGGCCAGATCGAGCACGAAGTTTTTAATTACACCATTCAGGATCCCGTCGGTGCCGAAAGTAACGTTGCGCAGTTGACCATCAACGTTTTTGGTTCTAACGACGCCCCTTTCGCGGTCGCCGATACCAATGTTCAGGCCATTGAGCAGGGTGATTCCACAGGTTATCAGTATCCTGACGGTTATCCTGGTGCGGGCGATACCGGAGAAGTCGACGTTGATGTGACCACTGGTGAGGATGTCGGCATTGTCTCTGGCAATAATCTGATCAAACTTGACGGTACATCTTACGGTGATCAGATTCTGCCTGGCGCGGATGACGAATTTGAATATGTCGATCTCTCCAGCGTGTTCGAAGGCGGGTTTGATTTCGGCAACCAGAATTACTCCGGCTTTTATGTTGGCAGTAACGGTTACATCACTTTTGGTGAAGGGAGCGGCGATTTTTCCTGGAGTGGTGATTCCGAGCTTACGAATATGCCGCCGTTCATTGCCGCACAATTTAATGATATTGTTCTTGATAACGGTGGTGGCCTTTATCTTGATATTGACGAGGCATCCGGCACCGTCTCGATTACTTGGGAAGATGTAAGAGCTTGGAATGACTATTCTGGATCGGACAATTCCATGCAGATTGTCCTGCACGTCCATGACGACGGTGATTTCGATTTCGAAATTCGTTATGCCGACATGGAATGGGCTTATAACAGTGCAAAGGGCGGTTGGTCCGCTGGCGACGGCGTGAATTACGACCTGCCATTGTCCGGCAGTGAATTCCTCAATGCGGAAGCCGTTTCCAACATCGGTCATGACGGCGTTTTCGCCTGGAGCGTGGTCGGGAGTGAAGTTTCTTCTCACAACTACACCACCCAGGTGGACGCACACGGCAACGTGCTGACCAACGATACCGATGTCGATGACGCGGCTGACGCGCTTTTCGTCATGGGTGTCTACTCTGCACATCTTTCCGGCGACATCAATGATCAGACCGATTTCGCCCTGCCCACCGTGGAGGCAAATGGTCGCAATGTTCCGAATACAGATGATGTCGATGGCGATGGCATCGCCGATGGCGCTTCCTTCACCGTTCAGGGCCACTATGGCGAACTGACCATTCGTGCCGATGGCTCTTACGATTATATCCTGCACAGCCCGGATGAGAATACTGACCTCGACAAGCTGAATTACAACAATTCCGGTGAGGATTCTTTTACCTACGCCATCATGGATGACTCCGGCGCGTTGAGCTATGCCAACCTCACTTTCACGGTGAACGGCGCCAACGACGCACCTGTGGCTTATGACGACGCGAATTCTATCATCGAATTCGGCGCGAACCTTTTTGGTCTGGACGGAGAAGTTGACCAGGCCGGTACCGTGTCCGGCAACGTGATCATGGGAATGGACGATGGCGTGCTGGTTGAAAGCGCCAAGGACACCGATGTCGACGATACCGAGATATTCGTATCCAAGGTCTACACCAAGCGTCCTGTCGAGACTGATCCTGACTTTGGCGAAGGTGACGGTGGGTACGAAGGTAGAAGTGCAGATGGCTTTGAAATTAATGAGTCCTTCAACGTCTATGGCAACGATATCGATGGCGACGGCGTTGTTGATCCTGTTACCATCCAGGGCAATTTCGGTACGCTGATCATCCACGAGGATGGTAACTACTCCTACGAATTGAATAATGGAAATCGTGCCGTTCAAAGGCTGAACACCGACGATGATCCGTTGACCGATACGTTCTTCTACACCGTTCGCAATGAATACAACGACGGCGTGGAGAGCAACGAAGCCCAGTTGGATATCACCATCTACGGCAACAACGATGATCCTGTCATCAAGGTCACCGGCAAAGATCATCATGATGGTGAATTCATTGAAGCGGGCGTCCATGGTGACGGCACTGGCGCTACTCATGTCCTCGGCACTCACGACCTGAGACTGAATGATGTGGACAATAGCGGCAAGGAACTGACCGTTACCCTGACAGAGCTTGATGATCCCCAGAATCCGATCGACATGTCCAATGATATCATTGGGTTTGATATATCACATGCCAGGGCCAACGCACTATTTGACGCTGACCCGACCGACGCTGTGACCCAGTATTCCTACAAGGGACTTCTTATTACCATTGATAATGATGCCAATACTGTGACCATGGAAGCCGCAGACGGGAAGAATCCCGGCTTTAATCAGTATAGGCAGGCTCTTAAGATGGTCACCTTTGAAATCGATGGTTCCGATCACACCCCGGATACTTCTCCGCGTGAGTTCGAAATCATGGTTGAAGATAATCAGGATGGTATTGAGCCTGGTTTGGATATCGATGGCGTTCATCATGGCGAGACGGGTGTCGCAACCGATACCTTCACCTTGAACATCGTGGCTGCCAACGATGCACCCACCGCAATTGATGACGGTATTTACGCTGTCACCGAACTGAGCGACGTGATCACCGACGGCGGTTGTTTCCTCCTGGAACTTCTTGAAGACCTTGAAGGTTTCGTCAACGGCATTCTGGCCGAACTCGGACTTCCGTTTCTCCCCCATACGGAGTTTGATATCGCTGACAACGTATTCATGGGCAACCTGTTGACCAATGACTTCGATGTTGACGGGTATGTCGATGAAAACGATAGCACTGACGATCCCAATAACAACGCCAATGACCTGCACGATTTGCGTGTAACCGGTCTTGCCGCAGGTAACTTCGACAACGAGTTCCCGCCCATCGATGCCCCGGATGGTACTGTCGACCTCGATCCCGCTGGCGGATTCGAAGTTCAGGGTATTTACGGCACTTTGTATATCGACGCATTGGGTAACTTTACCTATGTGGCCGACACTGATGCAGCCAACAGGCTGGCAGACGGTCATTATGCTACCGAGACTTTTACCTACCAAATCTCGGACGGTGACGCTGAGGCCGCTGGTGGCGACGGCAACGATTACAACAATCCGGCCTTTGATACCGCTACTGTTACCTTCAAGGTGAACGGCAGCAACGATCAGGCCACCATTGAAGTGGAAGAAGGCGAAGTCAACGACGACGGTGTCGCGATCGCCTCCGTACAGGAAGCCGAGTGGGCCGACGATGCCGTTGACCCCAACGTTTCCGGTTCTTTTGATGATGGCGATGCAACTGTTATGGATGACTTCTCTGGAAGCACCGGCGAAGACACCGGAACAACCGAGAATGCCCTTGATCAGTTTGGGAATTACGAAGTGACTCCGGCCGCTACAATGCTGTCCGTGGGCGGCAAGCTCGAAGTGACCGACCCGGACGATCATACCTTGGGCCAGAATGACCCCGGCCACAGTCAGACCCCGGTTATCGACGAGTCGACCCTGGCGGCAAAGATTGAGCACGACGGCTCTGTTTACGAAGGCTCTTTTGTTGAGCAGGCCGACGGCAGCATGGAATTCTCCGTGCAGACCAGTGAAGGCGGCACCTTCTCCATCAATCCGGACGGTACCTGGAACTACGAGATCGACAATACGCTTAGTGAGGTCCAGTCCATGGGCCAAGGCGAGTCTTTCGAGCAGACGTTCACCGTCTATTCCTATGATGATACAGCCAACCAGACGATCACAGTGACCGTGGAAGGCTCCAACGATGCCCCGGTTATCAACAGCATCACCGCCCCGGTCGAGACTTTCGAGTCCGGCGCAGGCGGCTGGGATATCGCTAGGACCAGCGCACCGGTCGACAATGTGTTGGTTGATGCACTTAATGACCTCTTGCACGGTGTGGACGACATCTTCAACGTCGACCTGAGCAATATTACGAACGTCCTTGAAAATCGTTTCCTCGGCATGTTCAGTGATAATGAGCACACGGCAAAGACCTTCTATGTTGACCCTGATGCCGATACGGTGACTGTGGAATTCGACATGTTCGAACACGGTTTGTGGGGTGGCGAATTCTTGGATAGCGATAATTTCACCGTTAACGTCGGTGACGCTCATTTCGAAATTCCGCTTTCCGCTTTCGAATGGTTTGGCATTATCCCGACCGGCTTGGATCACGAAAACTTTACGGTGAAGGATCCCGCCACTGACGCAACCCTGAGCATTTTTTCGCCGGACGGTCCTGCAGGTGCGTTTATTCACCATATTTCCGTGAGCATGACGCCTCCTGCGGACGGTGAACTGACAGTGGACCTCAGTGCCAACACCGAATCCAGTTTCTGGGAAGGTGTTGAAGCCTTCGGCATCGACAACGTATCCGTGGCCTCCTACGGTGAAGGCGAAGTCCCCATGTTCTCGGTTGTCGAGAACGTGACCGGCGACACCTTTGTCGCTCAGTTCGGTTCCACTGACGTTGACGTCAATGACGATCCCGCTACCTACACCGTGGACAAGGTCCAGGCCCTGGCTGACGACGGTAGCATTGTTGATATCGATCTCACTGAGGGCATGTTCTCGATGGTCGGAAACACCCTGGTCGCTCATGGCGGCGCAGAGGGCTTCGATCACGAGACCTATAGTGAGTTCTACGTCACGGTTACCCCGCACGACGATCATGAAGCAGGGCAGGATGTCGTTGTTACCGTTCATGTCGGCGATGTGAATGAGGCTCCGATAGCCATTGATGATTACCTTGACGCAACGGAAACCAACGTCGACGCATGGATCGGAATTGGTAATGTCGGTGATGTCAACTCGGCTCCCGGTGACGACTTTATTGCCAAGGATTACGATCCCGACGATGGCGACGCCATTGATTCCTATCAGTTCATCAGCAGCAGTCATCCTGCGGTGAAGATGAACGCGGACGGCTTGGTTGAGTTTGATCAGGATCATCCTGACTTCAACCACCTGGCCAAGGATGCAACCGACACCATCACCCTGACCTACAAGGCCTATGATGGCGAATTGTACTCCGACCCCGCAACCGTGACCGTGACCGTGATCGGTACCAATGATGTTCCGACCTTCGACCTGAATGGCGACGGCGACGGCGTCAATTATGCCGATACGTACACAGAAAATCATTCGGCTGTTTCCATCACCGGCGGTTCTGTGATCATGGACGTCGACGATGGTGCATCCATTGCCAAGGCAACTGTGTCCTTTACTCCGAGTGAGCCTGAAGACCTCACCGCTTTCAACCTGAATCTGGATCCAGGCTGGTCCGCTTCGTCGGTCACTGATATCACCACTGGTATGATTACCTGGACCATCACCGGTCCTTCCGGCGCATCCATGGCTGAGTATCAGGATGCTCTGGACGGTATGACCTTTGGCAACCCGGCAGATCAGGATCCGCTGGACGGCAACAGAGAGTTCACCATTACGGTGTACGATGAGCATGGCGGAACAGCTTCGGCCAAGTCCGTTATCAACGTGGAACCCGTCAATGATGCTCCGGTTGCATTGGACAATGCTGACGCAGTGCATGAACCCAATGAGTCGGGTCACGCAATAAGCACAGGTACAGCCCCCATGGGTAACGTTATTGACGATGCCGGTACAGCTGGTACGGATTACGACGTCGACAATCCGACGGATTCTCTCTTTATTACCGCTGTGAAGTACAACGGTGTGCTGACCGCTATCGCGGAGAATGGTCCCACCGAAATTCCCGATGTTGATCATGGCACCATGAGATTCTGGGCCAATGGAGATTACGAATATATTGCCGACGACAATTCGTTGGGAGTTCATCAGGATCCTCCGGTCGAGACCTTCGAGTATACGTTGTCCGATGGATCGGATACGTCTCTGGCTGACCTCAAAGTCACGGTCACTCCGGTGAACGATGCCCCTGTGGCCGAGTCTGATTCCCTGACTGTTGTCGAAGACACGACAGAATACAGCCAGGTAACGGCGACTGATGTCGACCTGCCCGCAGGTACGGACCTGACGTTCGCATTGAACAGCAACTTCGAAGATGCTCCCGAAGGCTTGACATTTAACGGAGATGGCTCCTGGAGCTTCAACGCTGATGCATACGATTACTTGAGTCCCACGGACGATTCCCTGCACTTCAAGGTGGGTTATACCGCTACGGACGATCAGGGTGCGACCGGTGATTCATTCATCGAGATTACAGTGACCGGCACCAACGATGCCCCGGTTTTGGACCTGTCCGCCGGTACTGTGAACTTCGTGGAAGAGGGAGCCGGGTACAACAATATGCTCGGTTTCTACCAGTTGGTTAACGGCAAGCCGGTGAACCCGGAAATCATCATGGAAAACGTGAACGATTCTGATCCCAGCCAGGCTGGTGAACAAGCTTACGCCGAAGGTGATATCCTCACCACGTACGGCGATGGCGCAGAACTCCACTACTTCCTCGTCAACGTTGAATACGGAGATACTCCTACTGGTACACCCGAGTTCGTTTGGGATACCGCTACCGAACAGTGGGCGATCCAGTTTACTGACGGAACAACCGTGACCCAGTTCGACGCTCGTTTCGATAATCCCGACCTGAATCCGGCGGGTGAAGAAGCGACCTTCGGCGATCCGAATGGCCATCACAATCCTGACAACAGCGTCGAACTTGACGACCAGTTGATGAATGGCGACCAGTTCGGCCTGAATATTGACGGCGATGACGACGATTACGACGACGTCGTGGCTCAGGAAAATCCCGGCGATCCTTCCACTTACAATAGTGAGGGAACTTACTACGAAGGCGATCCCGCCATGAACGTTACAGGTGCCGTGGATATCTCGGATGTGGATTCCGACTTCATCTCGCAGATCACGGTTTCCATGACACATCAGACGGGTGACGTTTTGACCTTGGATGGAAATGTTGTTGATTCGAGCACGGGTACGGTCACCCTTAATGGGCATTGGACCCCGGCGGAAGCCGAGGACCTGATCGAATCCATGACCTTCTCTAATGATAATGACGCCCTGGCATCCGGTGACCGCGCTGTCAACGTGCAGGTGTGGGACGACGCCAGCAACCCGGTCGGCGCACCGAGCAACGAGGCCGTTGCGACGATTCATGTGAATGGCTTCAACGACGGTCCGACCGCTGTTGATGACGGCTCTGTTGCATCCCCACTCTCAGTTGCTGAAGACGGAAGCATTACCATTAACGTTACGGGTAATGACACTGATCCTGAAAATGACCAGTTGTTTATTAACAGTTACGATTCCGTTGCCCACAAAAATGCGGATGGCTCTGGTGACGTTGTCGGTACCGTCGCGCTGAATGCTACTGGCGATCAGTTGGTGTTCACTCCGACGGAAGGTTACGATGGACCGGCATACTTCACCTACGATGTGAACGACGGCGACCTGACCTCCTCCAATCGCGCCACTGTGAGCCTGAACGTGATCGACGGCAACGCAGCTCCGACACCTACGGATGACCCCGGTGTGAATGGTGACGGTGTGACCAGCGAAGGCACGTATACGGCTACCGAAGCTGGTGTTGGTGTCGAGAGTAATCCGAGTAATTACCTTTTGGTTGTGGACACCTCAGCTTCTATGGCCGGAAGTCGTATGGTCAATACGCAGAACGCCCTTTATGAAATGCTGGAAACCTTGCAAAACAGTCTTGAGGCCGGTGAGTCAACAAATGTTGGCATCATTGATTTCGATACTGATACCGTAGTTGATACATTCGAATTGAAGGGTGATGACACTACCGGATACCTTGCTGCTCGCGGTTTTGTGGCTACCCTGCAGGCGTGGGATGGCATTGATCCTCGGGTAGACAATGGCACCAATTATGTCGAGGCTTTAACAGAGGCCGATGCTTGGTTGGGCGCACATGAAGGCCCGGCACAGATGATCTTCATGTCTGATGGTGAACCTACGCCTGAGCTTGGTGGTGATTCTTGGATGCCGTTGGCTACTGCTCTTCACACTGATCATCCGGACGCGACTGTGACCGCCATCAGTGTTGAGATGCCTGCCGAGTTTACAGCTAATATGAACCTCATTGATGGGGATCATAGTGCTACCATGCTCTCAAGCTCCAGTGATCTGAATGGATTGCTTGTCGATCTCCTCAACAATGTTGAAAGTTCGGCAATTATAGCCGAGGGCAACGTGCTTACCAACGACACTGATCCTGACGGCGATGACATGAGCGTCATGACCATCTCCTACACTGATCCCGATACGAGTGTAACGGAAACAGCGGACCTTGATTCGGACATCACTCCCGACGTCGTTGGCGACGCCCTGGGTGCGGTTATTGTCGGCAAGTACGGTACATTGACCATCAATGTCGATGGTGATTTTGACTACAACCCGAATCAGCCGGCAGCCAATGCCTTGGGTGAAGGAGATGCCCCGGTATTCGAGACCTTCTCTTATACGATTAAGGACTTTGAAGGCTTGGCCGGAACGGGAGCCGCAGAGATCACTTTCCAGATCAATGGAGCCAATGACGCGCCCGTGGCAACCAATGCCCTGGGCCATGGCGCAATGGTTAATGAGGTCTCGGAGACAGTGACGGACTTCGGTTGGACTGCCAGTGGCGATGAAGTCTCCCTTGCCTTTGCTGGTAATAGTTGGGCTGCCAATGCCGCTAATAAGGGCGTTACCTTCGAAGCAGACAATAGTCTTGATAGAGATGCTTCCATAGTGAAGGTTGGCATCCAGTCCGCAGAAAATCATAAGGGGGCGCTGTTTGATTATTATGGGTATGAAGACGACAACGGTCAAGTTGGTCAGGGTGTAGAATGGACTAGAGCTCCTTTCTCGTCTTGGCAATCCCAGGAAGCATATGAAATCATGGTCATCAACTTTGGTGGAAAGAATAAGGATATGCCGATTGAGGTTGAACTTCAATTTGGTGATGTAGCTTCCGGTGAAACCCTCCACTTTATCGTATACGACCAAAATGATAATCGTACTACCATATCGGTTGATCCGGTTAATGGAACTAATGGCAAGTATATCGTGTCCGGTGTTCAGGCACAGCCTGGTGATGACTTGGTGCTTATCAAGTCTATCCATGTTGATCCTGGTAATGGTGATGGGTTTACGCTGAAGTCCATTAAGATGACCGAAGCAGGTCAAGAAGCAGTCGGTTCGCATCAGGAAGTGAGCAGTCAAGTCTCAGGAGCCTCCGGTAACCTGTTCGGCAATATGTATGACCCGGATGCAGGTGACGCTGCGAATAGCGTGGAACTTGTTGGTGACATTGATGGCGACGGCTCTCTTCACGGCCAGTGGGGTACATTGGCCATGGGTGCTGACGGCAGTTGGACCTATACGCCTGATACCGATATCTATGAAGAACATGCCGGTGACCTTCCCGGTTTGGAGACATTCACCTACGAGGTGACCGATGGTTTCGGCGCAACTGATATCGCAACCCTGACGATTCCGGTACATTACAATGTCACTCCTGCTGAAGTTGACATTAACGCCGATAACGTCATCGTTGACGATGCTGGAAGCCATTCTATCTCCGGTGGAAACGGTGACGACTTCCTGTACGGCGAAAGTGGCGACGACTTCCTCAACGGTGGAGCCGATAACGACTACCTCAGCGGTGGTGCTGGTGATGATGATCTGGTTGGCGGACATGGTAACGACATGCTGTTCGGCGACGGCGGCAATGATCATATCTATGTCAGCTCCGGTACGGATACCGTCACTCTCGGCGAGGGCGCGGATACGATTCATGTCGACCCGACTTGGATTCCGTCCAGCGGCGGTACGCTTGAAGTGACTGACTTCGACGTTATGGCCGGTGATGTGCTTGATCTTGGTGCCAGCACGAATGTGCAGATTAACTCTGATGGCAGCCAGAACAATGATCTCGTCCTTACCATGGATAACGATGGAGCAGCGGTTGAGATCGTCCTTCAGGGCGTACTGACCACCAATACCGGCATCGGTACTGTAGATGTTGACATGAGTAATGATGATGTGAACTCATTGATTCAGCAGATCATCGATTCGCCCGACCAGTTCTAA